In Leptospira stimsonii, one DNA window encodes the following:
- a CDS encoding NAD(P)-binding domain-containing protein, with translation MKMQIPLLSRYFSWLHNNAPEGPVEVYPEINDSFESSVPGIRVIGDLTGLPLLKFAVESGSKVVQEIEQRRQIPKKSEKKDNRIYDVLIVGAGPAGVSAGIELKKLNYNFIILESNDLFHTIKSYPKGKPIFAEPEDLKTNSEIHILNGTKESLLEDLQSSLKKWTLPIEIGARVTQIQKEEVGFSVGCEDGRIFRTMEIILAIGKSGDARNLQVPGEELPKVYHRLIDPKDFSKEDVLVVGGGDSAIEAAIAISDYANSTRLSYRGKELVRPKPENKEKLESLVQRGKIEFLGGSQVEEIGEREVKLRNTDPNNASPNVQSVPNSSVLVQIGSSAPIEFLKKVGLRIQNQKRFWDWIGFIEMILFANVVYFGKASFYGSKTYSSIALGSLVAFFVLGIPFGIHLFKKRKELFSNSWNTFKNVYILSAATYFVTVYIGSKYLDFLFLGKQPGFHYTLLYSLTILTFGLRRIKARPTKYIRKQTWTLILIQVFPLFLLPEIVLPFLGKNGLLGDPNGFLLTQVFPYGAYWNAYGLILAWPLNMGIFYNSGITTFWLLYGLAQTFVIIPYLVYRFGKGAYCGWICSCGGLAETLGDETRTKMPHGKLANRLENAGQWILLFATVITILKLSEIFLSSWFPFTHVLGSIGDSGKKVYDVVVDLILAGVVGVGAYFFLSGRVWCRFFCPLSALMHIYARFSRFRIFSEKKKCISCNICTKVCHQGIDVMSYANKGIPMDNVQCVRCSACVVNCPTNVLSFGELK, from the coding sequence ATGAAGATGCAAATTCCTCTCCTCTCTCGTTATTTTTCTTGGTTGCACAACAACGCCCCCGAAGGTCCGGTCGAAGTCTATCCGGAAATAAACGATTCCTTCGAGAGTTCGGTTCCCGGAATTCGGGTGATCGGCGATTTGACCGGTCTTCCACTTCTTAAATTCGCTGTCGAAAGCGGATCCAAAGTTGTCCAAGAAATCGAACAAAGAAGACAAATTCCGAAAAAGTCCGAAAAAAAGGACAATCGCATCTATGACGTTCTGATCGTAGGTGCCGGTCCTGCGGGCGTTTCGGCAGGAATCGAGCTCAAAAAATTAAATTATAATTTCATTATATTAGAATCCAATGATTTATTTCATACAATCAAAAGTTATCCGAAAGGAAAGCCGATTTTTGCGGAACCGGAAGATCTGAAAACAAATTCCGAAATTCATATTCTAAACGGAACGAAGGAGAGTCTTTTAGAGGATCTTCAATCTTCGCTCAAAAAATGGACTCTTCCGATAGAAATCGGTGCGAGAGTGACTCAGATTCAAAAGGAAGAAGTCGGCTTTTCCGTGGGATGCGAGGACGGAAGAATCTTTCGTACTATGGAAATCATTCTTGCGATCGGGAAAAGCGGAGACGCAAGAAATCTCCAGGTCCCTGGAGAAGAATTGCCGAAAGTCTATCATCGTTTGATCGATCCGAAAGATTTCTCAAAAGAGGACGTCCTTGTCGTCGGAGGCGGGGATTCCGCGATCGAAGCGGCCATCGCAATCAGCGATTATGCGAACTCCACACGTCTTTCTTATCGAGGAAAAGAATTAGTCCGACCTAAACCGGAGAATAAGGAAAAATTAGAATCTCTTGTTCAAAGAGGTAAGATAGAATTTCTAGGCGGAAGCCAGGTCGAAGAGATCGGCGAAAGAGAAGTCAAACTTCGAAATACGGATCCAAACAACGCTAGTCCGAACGTTCAAAGCGTCCCTAATTCGAGCGTCTTAGTTCAAATCGGTTCGAGTGCACCGATAGAATTTCTAAAAAAAGTCGGACTACGGATCCAAAATCAAAAACGCTTTTGGGATTGGATCGGCTTTATAGAAATGATTCTTTTCGCGAACGTTGTCTATTTCGGTAAAGCCTCCTTCTACGGAAGCAAAACCTACTCGTCGATAGCGCTCGGATCCTTGGTCGCTTTTTTTGTACTGGGAATACCCTTTGGAATTCACCTCTTTAAAAAAAGGAAGGAATTGTTTTCGAATTCCTGGAATACATTCAAAAACGTTTATATCCTTTCAGCCGCTACGTATTTCGTTACGGTCTATATCGGAAGTAAATATTTGGATTTTTTGTTTTTGGGAAAACAACCCGGATTTCATTATACCCTTTTGTATTCGCTCACCATTCTCACTTTCGGTTTGAGAAGAATAAAGGCAAGACCCACAAAGTATATTCGAAAACAAACGTGGACCTTGATTCTGATCCAGGTATTTCCACTCTTTCTTTTACCGGAGATCGTCCTTCCCTTCCTTGGAAAAAATGGTTTATTAGGTGATCCGAACGGATTTCTACTAACGCAGGTTTTCCCATACGGCGCTTATTGGAATGCTTACGGTTTGATTCTTGCGTGGCCATTGAATATGGGAATTTTTTACAATTCGGGGATAACCACCTTTTGGCTATTATACGGACTCGCGCAAACATTCGTAATCATTCCGTATCTTGTTTACCGTTTCGGAAAAGGCGCTTACTGCGGATGGATTTGTTCCTGTGGGGGTCTGGCCGAGACCTTAGGCGACGAGACAAGAACCAAGATGCCGCACGGTAAACTTGCGAACCGTTTGGAAAACGCAGGTCAATGGATTCTTCTTTTTGCGACCGTGATAACGATTCTGAAATTGAGTGAAATTTTTCTTTCTTCTTGGTTTCCTTTTACACACGTTTTGGGAAGCATCGGGGATAGCGGAAAGAAGGTGTATGACGTGGTCGTAGATTTGATATTAGCCGGTGTTGTCGGTGTCGGCGCATACTTTTTTCTGAGCGGTCGAGTTTGGTGCAGATTCTTTTGTCCTCTATCCGCGCTCATGCATATCTACGCAAGGTTCAGTCGGTTTAGAATTTTCTCCGAAAAGAAAAAATGTATCTCTTGCAATATCTGTACAAAGGTCTGTCATCAGGGAATCGACGTGATGAGCTACGCCAACAAGGGAATCCCGATGGACAACGTTCAGTGCGTCCGTTGTTCGGCTTGTGTAGTCAACTGCCCGACAAATGTTCTGTCTTTTGGGGAATTGAAATGA
- a CDS encoding phosphotransferase family protein, whose product MNDTELKSVLEVYLSGRLKGKTEIRAMVSLSGGACQENFLAELKVEDGPEKGSYETVFRTDKGAALLASLSREDEFGVCDLAYKAGVKTPRPFWLETDRSVTGSPFYFMQKISGKATGRFIVKDPSLNKIRKQLTLDLAENLAKIHSVKPESCKDEKLKKVLWMGQDSKDKTVATGSIHSLRLELEKKTESYPAMEMILNWLEKNAKPSDDVVLIHGDFRTGNFMVTPDGLQGIVDWEFAHWGDRHEDLTWLCMRDWRFGKLNKEAGGFADRSEFYEAYEKASGVTLDPSMITYWEVMGNLRWAIGCIGQSERHLSGKDKGIELAAIGRRACEMEYEAMRIIENAR is encoded by the coding sequence ATGAACGATACAGAATTAAAAAGCGTTTTGGAAGTATATCTTTCCGGACGATTGAAGGGAAAGACGGAGATCCGGGCGATGGTCTCTTTGAGCGGAGGAGCCTGCCAGGAAAATTTTTTGGCGGAACTCAAGGTAGAGGACGGACCGGAAAAGGGATCGTATGAAACCGTATTTCGAACGGACAAGGGTGCGGCTTTATTGGCTTCCCTGAGTCGTGAAGACGAATTCGGGGTTTGTGATCTCGCTTATAAAGCCGGAGTCAAAACTCCGCGACCTTTTTGGCTTGAAACCGATCGATCCGTAACCGGAAGTCCGTTTTATTTTATGCAGAAAATCTCCGGTAAGGCGACCGGAAGATTTATCGTAAAGGACCCTTCGCTTAACAAAATTCGTAAACAACTCACGTTGGACCTTGCGGAAAATCTCGCGAAGATTCATTCCGTAAAACCGGAGAGCTGTAAGGACGAGAAGTTAAAAAAAGTTCTTTGGATGGGACAAGATTCGAAAGATAAGACCGTCGCTACCGGATCGATTCATTCTCTTCGTTTGGAATTGGAAAAAAAGACGGAAAGTTATCCCGCTATGGAGATGATTCTCAACTGGCTTGAGAAAAACGCCAAGCCTTCGGACGACGTCGTTCTTATACATGGAGACTTTAGGACAGGGAATTTTATGGTCACTCCTGACGGTCTCCAAGGGATCGTCGACTGGGAATTCGCGCACTGGGGGGATCGTCACGAAGATCTCACTTGGCTTTGTATGAGGGACTGGAGATTCGGGAAACTGAATAAGGAAGCGGGAGGATTCGCCGATCGTTCTGAATTCTACGAAGCGTATGAAAAAGCCTCGGGCGTGACTCTGGATCCTTCAATGATTACCTATTGGGAAGTGATGGGAAATCTTAGATGGGCGATCGGTTGTATCGGTCAATCGGAAAGACATCTTTCCGGAAAAGATAAAGGAATCGAATTGGCCGCAATCGGAAGAAGGGCGTGCGAAATGGAATACGAAGCGATGAGGATCATAGAAAATGCAAGATAA
- a CDS encoding TetR/AcrR family transcriptional regulator — MSEKGSVSKERMVRAMALSLETRGYNGTGLNEIVALSKSPKGSIYFHFPGGKEDLAAQAITTSGRELGAMLRSLLESSKTTASGIGAIFKALERKLIETDFSQGCPVATTASETASYSNPVSEACKTVFAEWKEEFEEFFIRTGWERKKASELAISILCLLEGAILLSRTNRSSDPMKSAAKSAKILIQQGES, encoded by the coding sequence ATGAGTGAAAAGGGATCAGTATCCAAAGAAAGAATGGTTCGGGCGATGGCTTTATCGTTAGAGACTCGAGGTTATAACGGAACCGGGTTAAACGAAATCGTTGCATTGTCGAAATCCCCCAAAGGCTCCATTTATTTCCATTTTCCCGGAGGAAAAGAGGATTTAGCGGCGCAAGCGATCACTACATCCGGAAGAGAGTTGGGTGCGATGTTAAGAAGTCTATTAGAATCTTCTAAAACGACTGCGAGCGGAATCGGGGCGATCTTCAAAGCGCTGGAACGTAAGTTGATCGAAACGGATTTTAGCCAAGGATGTCCGGTCGCGACGACCGCATCCGAAACCGCGTCCTATTCTAATCCCGTAAGCGAGGCGTGCAAAACGGTCTTCGCGGAGTGGAAGGAAGAATTCGAGGAATTTTTTATAAGAACGGGTTGGGAAAGAAAAAAAGCTTCTGAACTGGCAATTTCGATTCTTTGTTTGCTTGAGGGCGCCATTTTGCTTTCTCGTACCAATCGAAGTTCTGATCCGATGAAGTCTGCGGCCAAAAGCGCAAAGATATTGATTCAACAAGGAGAATCTTAA
- a CDS encoding acyltransferase family protein translates to MNSKPFLEVKEKHKKRLFYLDNLRSFALLLGLVFHVAIVYAAEIKYPLRNEERSEVFDVFGEWVHVFRMPLFFFLSGYFTEVIFRSKSLKEFLKMRIFRIFIPTVIGILLFAPMQSFVSLLQAGEKPSYLDFYFRIFLNGNIRPSHLWFLYFLILFTVLHLLIRKITLPLSSFLKREPDQKTFYQEFKTISIFTLISVVGTCLINLFYMKDDSWYAIEPVNFVYNYTFFLCGSLLISKENLLLEPQSDKFWIWGTLALLSFWGFYEISRIDPFWSYFGYTGNWRRILHIFLKCTTGWLFIRLLIGIFQKFFDFKNKYTEYMRTASLPIYLVHHPVSLLAGFYVVHSSFGIIGKFLLHLFLVLSITLAFYHFLIRPFRWINLILGNQIPQTKESVSRSVQ, encoded by the coding sequence TTGAACTCGAAGCCATTCTTAGAAGTAAAAGAAAAACACAAAAAAAGACTCTTTTACTTAGACAATCTCCGTTCCTTTGCCCTTTTACTCGGACTTGTATTTCACGTAGCCATCGTCTACGCGGCGGAAATCAAATACCCGCTTCGTAACGAGGAACGATCCGAAGTCTTCGACGTATTCGGAGAATGGGTGCACGTTTTTAGAATGCCCTTATTCTTCTTTCTTTCCGGATATTTCACGGAAGTCATCTTTCGATCCAAGTCTCTCAAAGAATTTCTAAAGATGCGGATCTTTCGGATATTCATTCCCACCGTAATCGGAATTTTACTCTTCGCACCGATGCAATCCTTCGTCTCCCTTTTGCAGGCGGGAGAAAAACCTTCCTACTTGGATTTCTATTTTAGAATTTTCTTAAATGGGAATATACGCCCTTCTCACCTTTGGTTTCTTTATTTCTTAATCCTATTCACGGTCTTACATCTTCTGATCCGAAAAATCACCCTTCCTCTTTCCTCGTTTCTAAAAAGAGAACCGGATCAAAAGACATTCTATCAAGAATTCAAAACGATCTCGATCTTCACTTTGATCAGCGTCGTAGGAACTTGCTTGATCAATCTTTTTTATATGAAAGACGATTCTTGGTACGCGATCGAACCGGTGAACTTCGTTTACAACTATACCTTTTTTCTTTGCGGAAGCCTCCTCATTTCCAAGGAGAATCTACTTTTGGAACCGCAATCCGATAAATTTTGGATCTGGGGAACTCTCGCTTTGTTAAGCTTCTGGGGTTTTTATGAGATTAGTAGAATCGATCCTTTTTGGTCTTACTTCGGTTATACGGGAAATTGGAGAAGAATCCTTCATATCTTTTTGAAGTGTACGACGGGCTGGCTCTTCATCCGACTTTTGATCGGAATATTCCAAAAATTTTTCGACTTTAAGAACAAATATACGGAATATATGAGAACCGCGAGTTTGCCGATTTATTTAGTACATCACCCTGTTTCTTTGCTCGCGGGGTTTTACGTGGTTCATAGTTCCTTCGGAATCATCGGAAAATTCCTGCTTCACTTGTTTTTGGTCCTTTCCATCACATTAGCATTTTATCATTTTTTAATACGTCCTTTCCGATGGATCAATCTAATTCTCGGAAATCAAATTCCACAAACAAAAGAATCCGTTTCCAGGAGTGTCCAGTGA
- a CDS encoding ArsR/SmtB family transcription factor, whose product MKKKKKFPFETEATLQLMSAISDPVKLKIAKILSCHREVKAGDIAKEFDISRTTISHHLNKMKLLNLVSSRKEGKEIYYSVDKTLIVDTLKEVVKFLEA is encoded by the coding sequence ATGAAGAAAAAAAAGAAATTTCCTTTCGAAACCGAGGCGACCCTTCAGCTCATGTCCGCGATTTCGGACCCGGTAAAACTCAAAATCGCTAAAATTCTTTCCTGTCATCGCGAGGTTAAAGCCGGAGATATCGCAAAAGAATTCGATATTTCTAGAACGACGATCTCACATCATCTAAACAAGATGAAACTTCTAAATCTTGTTTCATCCAGGAAGGAAGGAAAAGAAATCTATTACTCCGTTGACAAGACGTTGATCGTAGATACTCTAAAAGAAGTTGTAAAATTTTTAGAAGCCTAA
- a CDS encoding MBL fold metallo-hydrolase, with the protein MKRYWFYFGAIGIILMWILFALGYPKLEIDDSFWDGQRNKNSIPVSFVNPGVRFSILRTASADTSEAFLYEGGNLFKKRIISHSALLVEHPQGKFLFDTGLGTDIKEQFALKPIHLRILMAYKDHIPAVELLKKEGYDPRQIEKVFLSHMHWDHASGVKDFPWAKVLTTEEERSGAFASDTRHGYIQRQFDGDQIRWENVKFQDAPYETYSRSLDLFQDGSIVFVPMAGHGGGSIGLFINLSPKQRYFFTGDISWSKEGFSLPAHKPRLSRRIADKDPETLGRELARVHDLIVHKPEIHVIPAHDSIAQEEIAKFPHWNR; encoded by the coding sequence ATGAAACGTTATTGGTTTTATTTTGGAGCTATCGGAATTATACTGATGTGGATTTTGTTCGCATTAGGATATCCTAAATTAGAGATCGATGATTCTTTTTGGGATGGACAAAGAAATAAGAATTCAATCCCGGTCTCGTTTGTGAATCCGGGAGTTCGTTTTTCGATTTTAAGAACGGCGAGCGCGGATACTTCGGAGGCTTTTCTGTACGAAGGCGGAAATCTTTTTAAGAAAAGAATTATCTCTCATTCCGCTTTGCTCGTGGAACATCCGCAGGGAAAATTTTTATTTGATACCGGGTTGGGGACCGATATAAAAGAACAATTTGCTCTAAAACCGATCCATCTAAGGATTCTTATGGCATATAAGGATCATATTCCCGCAGTTGAACTTCTCAAAAAAGAAGGATACGATCCGAGACAAATCGAAAAAGTTTTTCTTTCTCACATGCACTGGGACCACGCGAGCGGCGTAAAGGATTTCCCCTGGGCAAAAGTTTTGACAACTGAAGAAGAGCGTTCCGGTGCCTTTGCTTCCGATACGAGACACGGTTATATTCAGAGACAATTCGACGGAGATCAAATCCGATGGGAGAATGTAAAATTTCAAGACGCTCCTTACGAAACGTATTCTCGAAGTCTGGACCTGTTTCAAGACGGAAGCATCGTGTTTGTTCCAATGGCCGGTCATGGCGGAGGATCGATCGGACTTTTTATCAATCTTTCTCCGAAGCAAAGATATTTTTTCACCGGCGACATCAGTTGGTCTAAGGAGGGTTTTTCGCTACCGGCACATAAGCCAAGGCTTTCGAGGAGAATAGCCGATAAGGATCCGGAAACACTCGGACGGGAGTTGGCACGGGTTCACGATTTGATTGTTCATAAACCGGAGATCCATGTAATTCCCGCACACGACTCGATCGCGCAAGAGGAAATCGCCAAATTCCCGCACTGGAATCGGTGA
- a CDS encoding YncE family protein, translated as MNSKFKKPLFKSKTFLLIPIFLFLVCCESGNSSLISSPSNREKSGTTTVKFNIHPYKGTVVKTGEEILPFKVLETDKNIALIEMEVPVYKDEKGIELKLSSPGFQNSSYYAKSTADLNEKLIALDKEGVTHRFTMRLKTGMQPKSVRFIDNTRLAIPLLEDEGMDVLDIKTGETVRLAPPEKYKKKLGFVETISIPEHNELWVSQMQANAVHVFDLKTLAYKATVDLTGKWSKILLYDPTRDLVYCSNWISEDISVIDRKTKTEIRKTDKIGLPRGLLLSKDGKELYIAQFSASNQESSGGRLGIYSMEKEKLIDTIGPPGNKRHIVPGPVENKIYVSDMCCSKIEVYDLKEKKVQKTIPVFDKPNTIALSPDGKYLYVSCRGPNNPTEGYLKKGLVLGRVYVIDTATDTVKEFWEAGNQPTGLDVSPDNRYLVISDFLDHQIRVYRRDGF; from the coding sequence GTGAACTCAAAATTTAAGAAGCCGCTTTTCAAATCGAAAACGTTTCTACTCATCCCCATCTTTCTCTTTCTTGTCTGTTGCGAGAGCGGAAATTCCTCTTTAATTTCCTCTCCGTCCAATCGTGAGAAAAGCGGAACCACAACCGTCAAGTTCAACATCCATCCCTACAAAGGAACGGTCGTAAAAACGGGAGAAGAAATTCTTCCTTTTAAAGTTTTGGAAACGGATAAGAATATCGCGCTTATCGAGATGGAAGTTCCCGTATACAAGGACGAAAAGGGAATCGAGTTAAAACTTTCCTCTCCCGGTTTTCAAAATTCTTCTTATTATGCGAAGAGCACCGCGGACTTAAACGAAAAACTCATCGCCTTGGACAAGGAAGGCGTAACGCATCGTTTTACGATGCGCTTAAAAACGGGAATGCAACCTAAGAGTGTACGTTTTATCGATAACACGAGACTTGCGATTCCGCTCTTAGAAGACGAAGGAATGGACGTCCTAGACATCAAAACGGGAGAAACGGTTCGTCTCGCTCCTCCGGAAAAATACAAAAAGAAACTCGGCTTTGTCGAAACGATCTCGATTCCCGAACACAACGAACTCTGGGTAAGCCAGATGCAGGCGAACGCGGTTCACGTATTCGATTTAAAAACTCTCGCGTACAAAGCGACGGTGGATCTTACTGGGAAATGGTCCAAAATTCTTCTCTACGACCCTACGAGAGATCTCGTCTATTGTTCCAATTGGATCAGCGAAGACATTTCAGTGATCGATAGAAAGACAAAAACCGAAATCCGAAAGACGGACAAGATCGGACTTCCGAGAGGACTTCTCCTTTCCAAAGACGGAAAGGAATTGTATATCGCGCAGTTCTCCGCGAGCAATCAGGAATCGAGCGGAGGAAGACTCGGGATCTACTCGATGGAAAAGGAAAAACTCATCGATACGATCGGGCCTCCCGGAAACAAAAGACATATCGTTCCCGGTCCGGTGGAAAACAAAATCTACGTTTCCGATATGTGTTGTAGTAAAATCGAAGTCTATGATCTCAAAGAAAAGAAGGTTCAGAAGACGATTCCCGTATTCGATAAACCGAATACGATTGCACTTTCTCCCGATGGAAAGTATCTCTACGTTTCCTGTCGAGGTCCGAACAATCCGACCGAAGGTTATCTCAAAAAAGGTCTCGTTCTAGGAAGGGTTTACGTCATCGATACTGCAACGGATACGGTAAAAGAATTTTGGGAAGCGGGGAATCAGCCGACCGGCCTCGATGTTTCTCCAGATAATCGATATCTTGTAATTTCGGATTTCTTAGATCATCAGATTCGAGTTTATCGGAGAGACGGATTCTAG
- a CDS encoding Crp/Fnr family transcriptional regulator, whose translation MVHKLGVEYKESDIIFEENQDAEVMYLIVKGKVGIHKKVKEAYKLLVELKEGDMFGEMALIDKTPRSARAVARTDVSLIAINEGAFFNLIQTNPGFSMKVVKILSSRLRETNKTIASLLKADKKNLVTSALINFSQTHGEQDGTSYRIHLNHFMKWAILRVGLEHQDLVHSISLLVKDKMVEQPKEDPSSLIIREALFKYTVDA comes from the coding sequence ATGGTCCATAAACTGGGCGTTGAATACAAAGAATCCGACATTATCTTTGAAGAGAATCAGGATGCGGAAGTAATGTATCTGATCGTGAAGGGAAAAGTAGGCATTCACAAAAAAGTAAAGGAAGCTTATAAACTCCTCGTAGAATTAAAAGAGGGAGATATGTTCGGCGAAATGGCACTGATCGACAAAACTCCTCGGAGCGCGAGAGCGGTCGCGAGAACGGATGTTTCGCTCATCGCGATCAACGAAGGCGCTTTTTTTAATCTTATACAAACCAATCCCGGTTTTTCGATGAAGGTCGTGAAAATACTTTCTTCCCGATTGAGAGAAACCAATAAAACAATCGCTTCCTTATTGAAGGCGGATAAAAAGAATCTTGTCACTTCCGCCCTGATCAACTTTTCGCAAACGCACGGAGAACAAGACGGAACTTCCTATAGAATTCATCTCAATCATTTTATGAAATGGGCGATATTAAGAGTAGGTTTGGAACACCAGGATTTGGTGCATTCCATCAGTTTATTAGTAAAGGACAAAATGGTCGAACAACCGAAAGAAGATCCTTCCAGTTTGATTATCAGAGAAGCCCTTTTTAAATATACGGTGGATGCTTGA
- a CDS encoding SMP-30/gluconolactonase/LRE family protein: MNRTRIFAIFSILILFGIGYSFFTPSPIDPVAYDPPIPPLMEGAFSPNHLLANAELIAPGKLQGPEDMEVDDHGNVFASCENGKIVHISPEGNVKAYAATGGRPLGNKLLSDGRLIVADADKGLLEIGRKGEIKVLTTEADGIPFRFTDDLDVAKDGTVYFSDASDKYGSQEYLYDLMEARPNGRLLRYDPSTGRTEVLLKELYFANGVALSQNEDFVLVNETYRYRIRRYWLKGPKAGQNDFFIENLPGFPDNISSDGNGTFYLALFTVRNSLMDSILHPRPGLKAFIAKLPKFLWPKAQPYGFVLLLDENGTPLRSFQEPGGKHLKAITSVKYKNGFLYLGSLHNDRIGKYKLNP, translated from the coding sequence ATGAACCGGACTCGGATTTTTGCCATTTTTTCAATTCTTATCTTATTCGGAATCGGGTATTCGTTTTTTACACCTTCTCCAATCGACCCCGTCGCTTACGATCCTCCTATTCCTCCTTTGATGGAAGGTGCGTTTTCACCTAACCACTTGTTAGCGAACGCGGAACTGATCGCGCCGGGAAAACTCCAAGGTCCCGAGGACATGGAAGTTGACGATCATGGAAACGTCTTTGCTTCTTGTGAAAACGGAAAGATCGTACATATTTCTCCCGAAGGAAACGTCAAAGCCTACGCGGCCACCGGAGGAAGACCCTTGGGTAACAAACTTCTTTCGGACGGCCGTTTGATCGTCGCCGATGCGGACAAAGGTCTTCTTGAGATTGGAAGGAAAGGGGAGATCAAAGTTCTCACCACGGAAGCGGACGGTATTCCGTTTCGTTTTACGGACGATCTCGACGTCGCAAAGGACGGGACCGTTTACTTTTCGGACGCCTCCGATAAATACGGGAGTCAGGAATATCTCTACGACTTGATGGAAGCGAGACCGAACGGAAGGCTCTTACGATACGATCCGTCCACCGGAAGAACGGAGGTTTTGTTAAAAGAATTATACTTTGCGAATGGAGTCGCTCTTTCCCAAAACGAGGATTTCGTTCTGGTGAATGAAACATACCGTTATCGAATCCGACGTTACTGGTTAAAAGGACCGAAAGCTGGTCAGAACGATTTTTTTATCGAAAATCTTCCGGGTTTTCCGGACAACATTTCCTCCGATGGAAACGGAACTTTTTATCTGGCGCTTTTTACGGTTCGAAATTCATTGATGGATTCCATTCTTCATCCTCGTCCGGGTTTGAAAGCATTCATCGCAAAACTTCCGAAATTTCTTTGGCCAAAAGCGCAACCCTACGGATTCGTTCTTCTTTTGGATGAAAACGGTACGCCGCTTCGTAGTTTTCAAGAACCCGGCGGAAAACATTTGAAAGCGATCACTTCCGTAAAATATAAAAATGGTTTTCTCTATTTAGGGAGTCTTCACAATGATCGAATCGGAAAATACAAATTGAACCCGTAG
- a CDS encoding acyl-CoA dehydrogenase family protein produces MDFTIPPEVEEVKKRVREFVENYAIPAEDHYDYDHGRMPEKITEELRKKVKELGLWTPHLPKSEGGLGLDMVGTAIIFSELGRSPIAPYLCNCDAPDEGNMHLLHIAANKEQKEKYYYPLTQGKIRSAFAMTEPPPGAGADPQTLFTNAVKDGNEYVINGHKWYCTGANGASFLIVMSKVADSFRRTTMFLVPTDTPGYTMVREIGVMGSHGPGGHCELKFENVRVPESAILGRVGEGFKWSQERLGPARLTHCMRWLGLARRSIEIAREYALKRQVFGQRIADHQGIQWMFAESALEIESGYMLTLKAAHTLRAGEDARQIISMAKWSVSETLCKVIDRAIQICGSHGYGRDMKLELFYRDARAARIADGPSEVHKMVIGRNLVSGKHEF; encoded by the coding sequence ATGGATTTTACAATACCGCCGGAAGTGGAAGAGGTTAAAAAGAGAGTTCGCGAGTTCGTGGAAAACTACGCGATTCCCGCCGAGGATCATTACGATTACGATCACGGAAGAATGCCGGAAAAAATCACGGAAGAACTTCGTAAAAAAGTAAAAGAACTCGGACTCTGGACTCCGCATCTTCCTAAGTCGGAAGGCGGACTCGGCTTGGACATGGTGGGAACCGCCATCATCTTCTCCGAACTCGGAAGATCTCCGATCGCGCCGTATCTCTGCAACTGCGACGCACCCGACGAAGGGAACATGCATCTTCTGCATATCGCCGCGAACAAAGAACAAAAAGAGAAATATTATTATCCTTTAACTCAGGGAAAAATTCGTTCCGCATTTGCGATGACCGAACCTCCTCCAGGCGCAGGAGCCGATCCTCAAACCCTTTTTACAAACGCCGTCAAAGACGGAAACGAATACGTGATCAACGGACACAAATGGTATTGTACGGGTGCGAACGGCGCATCGTTTTTGATCGTCATGTCCAAGGTGGCCGATTCTTTTAGAAGAACTACGATGTTCTTAGTTCCGACGGATACTCCGGGTTATACGATGGTTCGGGAAATCGGAGTGATGGGTTCGCACGGACCGGGCGGTCATTGCGAATTAAAATTCGAAAACGTAAGGGTTCCCGAGTCTGCTATTCTCGGAAGAGTGGGCGAAGGTTTTAAATGGTCCCAAGAACGGTTGGGTCCCGCTCGTCTAACGCACTGTATGCGATGGCTCGGACTCGCGAGAAGATCCATAGAAATCGCAAGAGAATACGCACTCAAAAGACAGGTCTTTGGGCAAAGAATCGCGGATCATCAGGGAATTCAATGGATGTTCGCTGAATCCGCGCTTGAAATAGAATCGGGATATATGCTGACTCTCAAGGCGGCCCATACCCTCAGAGCGGGAGAAGACGCAAGACAAATCATCTCGATGGCGAAATGGAGCGTGTCAGAAACCCTTTGCAAAGTGATCGATCGAGCGATTCAGATCTGCGGGTCCCACGGTTACGGACGAGATATGAAGTTGGAGCTTTTTTACCGGGACGCGAGAGCCGCAAGAATCGCCGATGGACCGAGCGAGGTTCACAAGATGGTGATCGGACGAAATCTGGTCAGCGGCAAACACGAATTTTAG